In Takifugu flavidus isolate HTHZ2018 chromosome 5, ASM371156v2, whole genome shotgun sequence, the following proteins share a genomic window:
- the LOC130525950 gene encoding cell division cycle protein 20 homolog B-like: protein MLLDDYYCNLLDCSSHNTVALALGSSVYIWNAETHTVVGSLEPDPLSGQESISSLCWSEDGRTLCVGTRRGEIQLWDVDCKHMMRCLLPHVSVVRAVSWKWPLLSSGSALGSIFHHDFRAPASLIGSVFQEEGLCSLQWSPDGGRLASGSIEGLLSIWDSSITGCTGMRSPVTAMKQPSVVKAMGWCPWQRNTIATGGGYQDGKLRIWDALSGTRETIANTNSQICSLRWAEKERDVWSQATVYLSTISPAGPGTLLRSTSPPSSQVILSESCIWH, encoded by the exons ATGTTGCTCGACGACTACT ACTGTAACCTTCTGGACTGCAGCTCCCATAATACGGTTGCTTTAGCACTGGGCTCCTCTGTCTACATTTGGaacgcagaaacacacactgtggtGGGATCTTTGGAACCAGATCCACTGTCAGGACAAGAATCtatctcttctctctgctggagTGAAGACGGCAGAACTCTCTGTGTGGGAACCAGGCGAGGGGAGATACAG CTGTGGGATGTTGACTGCAAGCACATGATGAGGTGTTTGCTACCGCATGTCTCAGTGGTCAGAGCTGTTTCCTGGAAATGGCCCTTACTCAGCAG TGGATCTGCTCTTGGAAGTATCTTTCACCACGACTTTCGTGCTCCTGCATCTTTAATTGGATCAGTTTTCCAGGAGGAGGGGCTCTGCAGCCTTCAGTGGTCACCAGACGGTGGCCGGTTGGCCAGCGGCTCCATAGAGGGCCTTCTCTCCATATGGGATAGTAGCATAACTGGATGCACGGGGATGCGCTCGCCAGTCACTGCTATGAAACAGCCCAGTGTGGTTAAG GCGATGGGTTGGTGTCCCTGGCAGAGAAACACGATCGCTACCGGAGGTGGATATCAAGATGGAAAGCTTAGAATCTGGGATGCCCTTTCTGGGACTCGTGAGACCATCGCCAACACAAATTCACAG ATCTGTTCTCTGCGATGGgctgaaaaagagagagatgtcTGGTCACAGGCCACGGTCTACCTCAGCACCATATCGCCTGCTGGTCCTGGGACTTTGCTTCGCTCAACCTCACCTCCCAGTTCACAG